A window from Dromaius novaehollandiae isolate bDroNov1 chromosome 1, bDroNov1.hap1, whole genome shotgun sequence encodes these proteins:
- the FGF6 gene encoding fibroblast growth factor 6, whose product MATAQRLLITMSCEARIHRTLPAFVLLGFLAGIASTYPVVSRTNGTLLERGWQSLLSRSIAGKSGEKSDVNWESDYLLGIKRQRKLYCNVGIGFHLQILPDGRISGVHNENQYSLFEISTVERGVVSLFGVKSALFIAMNNKGKLYGTAVFQDECKFKEILLPNNYNAYESNAYCGSYIALSKHGRVKRGNKVSPVMTVTHFLPRI is encoded by the exons ATGGCCACTGCACAAAGACTTCTCATCACTATGTCCTGCGAAGCCAGAATTCACCGGACGTTGCCTGCTTTCGTTCTCCTGGGTTTTCTAGCTGGGATTGCTTCAACATATCCAGTTGTAAGCAGAACTAATGGCACATTGCTGGAAAGAGGATGGCAGTCTCTGTTGTCCAGGTCCATTGCTGGGAAGTCAGGGGAGAAGTCAGATGTGAACTGGGAGAGTGACTATTTGCTAGGAATCAAGAGGCAGCGAAAGCTTTACTGCAACGTGGGCATCGGGTTTCACCTTCAAATCCTCCCAGATGGAAGGATAAGCGGAGTTCACAATGAAAACCAATACA GTCTCTTTGAAATATCCACTGTAGAGAGAGGTGTTGTTAGCCTGTTTGGTGTGAAAAGTGCTCTCTTCATCGCAATGAACAACAAAGGGAAGTTATATGGAACA GCTGTTTTTCAAGATGAATGCAAATTCAAGGAAATCTTGCTGCCCAATAACTACAACGCATACGAATCAAACGCTTACTGTGGCTCTTACATAGCACTCAGCAAACACGGGAGAGTGAAGAGAGGAAACAAGGTTTCTCCTGTCATGACAGTGACCCACTTTTTGCCCAGAATATGA